Proteins encoded in a region of the Methylobacterium radiotolerans JCM 2831 genome:
- a CDS encoding DNA-packaging protein, with product MSAAGRLPDFLGTLPPDLLRALAGDWLHQARPDQLPPPDAEPWTTWAVIGGRGSGKTRTGAEWVDALARGDPAFAAAPVGRIALVGETHLDVRDVMVEGPSGLLGLPARGRARPTWSPSRRRVDWSNGAVALAFSAEEPDALRGPQFGAAWCDEAAKWRRPEAAFDMLQFGLRLGARPRNLVTTTPRPVPLIRRLLADPRTVVSRARTHDNAAHLAPDFLQQVVGRYAGTRLGRQELDGELIADRDDALWTRAALEADRIAAAPDLGRIVVAVDPPAASGARSDACGIVAAGRAGGHAYVLADASLARATPQAWAAAALALYHRLRADALVVEVNQGGEMAAAVLGQCDPAVPVTRVHATRGKYLRAEPVSLLYARGLVHHVGAFPALEDELCDFGPDGLSGGASPDRLDALVWALTHLMLEPRAAPRIRRL from the coding sequence TTGTCGGCGGCCGGGCGGCTGCCTGACTTCCTCGGGACGCTGCCGCCGGATCTCCTCCGGGCGCTCGCGGGCGACTGGCTGCACCAGGCCCGGCCGGACCAGCTGCCGCCGCCCGACGCGGAGCCCTGGACCACCTGGGCGGTGATCGGCGGCCGCGGCAGCGGCAAGACCCGCACCGGGGCCGAGTGGGTCGACGCCCTCGCGCGGGGCGACCCGGCCTTCGCGGCCGCGCCGGTCGGGCGGATCGCCCTGGTGGGCGAGACCCATCTCGACGTGCGCGACGTGATGGTCGAGGGGCCCTCCGGCCTGCTCGGCCTGCCGGCGCGGGGGCGGGCCCGGCCCACCTGGTCGCCGAGCCGCCGCCGGGTGGACTGGAGCAACGGCGCCGTCGCGCTCGCCTTCTCGGCGGAGGAGCCCGACGCCCTGCGCGGCCCGCAATTCGGCGCCGCGTGGTGCGACGAGGCCGCCAAGTGGCGCCGGCCCGAGGCGGCCTTCGACATGCTGCAGTTCGGCCTGCGCCTCGGCGCCCGGCCGCGCAACCTCGTGACGACGACGCCCCGGCCGGTACCGCTGATCCGCCGCCTCCTCGCCGACCCGCGCACGGTGGTGAGCCGCGCCCGGACCCACGACAACGCCGCGCATCTCGCGCCCGATTTCCTCCAGCAGGTGGTCGGGCGCTACGCCGGCACGCGGCTCGGCCGGCAGGAACTCGACGGCGAACTCATCGCCGACCGGGACGACGCCCTGTGGACGCGCGCCGCCCTGGAGGCGGACCGGATCGCCGCCGCCCCCGATCTCGGCCGGATCGTCGTGGCGGTGGACCCGCCCGCCGCCTCGGGCGCGCGCTCGGATGCCTGCGGGATCGTGGCGGCCGGGCGCGCCGGCGGGCACGCCTACGTGCTGGCCGACGCGAGCCTCGCCCGCGCCACCCCGCAGGCCTGGGCGGCCGCGGCGCTGGCGCTCTACCACCGGCTCCGGGCGGACGCCCTCGTGGTCGAGGTCAACCAGGGCGGCGAGATGGCCGCCGCCGTGCTGGGCCAGTGCGACCCGGCCGTGCCGGTCACCCGCGTCCACGCCACGCGGGGCAAGTACCTGCGCGCCGAGCCGGTCTCGCTGCTCTACGCCCGCGGGCTGGTCCACCATGTCGGCGCCTTCCCGGCGCTGGAGGACGAGCTGTGCGATTTCGGGCCGGACGGGCTGTCCGGCGGGGCGTCGCCCGACCGCCTCGACGCCCTGGTCTGGGCGCTCACGCACCTGATGCTGGAGCCCCGGGCCGCGCCGCGGATCCGGCGGCTCTGA
- a CDS encoding HK97 family phage prohead protease, which yields MDGHFSGYASLFGVPDLGRDVVVPGAFAASLARRGAADVRLLFQHDPAEPIGRWLALREDGRGLFAEGQLNLAVRRAREVDALMRAGGLDGLSIGFRTLRARKGAGGERRLQQVDLWEISLVTFPLQPGARARPTPVPGPGPEADAIRDLAGLIAPPRAARPAARPAARPAARPATRPLPAARS from the coding sequence ATGGACGGCCACTTCTCCGGCTATGCCAGCCTGTTCGGCGTGCCCGATCTCGGCCGCGACGTGGTGGTGCCGGGCGCCTTCGCGGCGAGCCTCGCCCGCCGCGGGGCCGCGGATGTGCGGCTCCTGTTCCAGCACGACCCGGCCGAGCCGATCGGCCGCTGGCTCGCCCTGCGCGAGGACGGCCGCGGCCTGTTCGCGGAGGGCCAGCTCAACCTCGCCGTGCGGCGCGCCCGGGAGGTCGACGCCCTGATGCGCGCCGGCGGCCTCGACGGGCTCTCGATCGGTTTCCGCACGCTGCGCGCCCGGAAGGGCGCCGGCGGCGAGCGCCGGCTCCAGCAGGTCGACCTCTGGGAGATCTCGCTCGTGACCTTCCCGCTGCAGCCGGGGGCCAGGGCGCGCCCAACCCCGGTTCCGGGCCCGGGCCCGGAGGCCGACGCGATCCGCGACCTCGCCGGCCTGATCGCGCCGCCGCGCGCCGCGAGACCCGCCGCGAGACCCGCCGCGAGACCTGCCGCGAGACCTGCCACTCGGCCGCTGCCGGCCGCGCGATCCTGA
- a CDS encoding phage portal protein, with protein sequence MSTLLERLARVARRAVGGPALATKAAAAPAFALYAEGRASWTPRDPAALARAGYQANPVVHRAVRLVAESAASLPLIATGPGAARAGDLLALLARPNPRESGPHLLETLYADLLLTGTAYLEAVSLDGRVAALQALRPGRMRALPGPDGWPAAYLYTAGGRSRRFDLPEPGTAVAPILALALFHPEDETGGLAPIAAAAAALDIHNAASAWNKALLDNAARPSGALVFAGATLSEPQFDRLKAELEANYQGAANAGRPLLLEGGLDWKPLALSPRDMDFVAAKDAAAREIALAFGVPPLLLGLPGDNTHANYAEANRALYRQTLVPLAARTAQALAGWLEPAFGAIDLEPDLDRIEALAGERESLWRRVQAADFLSVAEKREAVGYPPAMPPAPGTP encoded by the coding sequence ATGTCGACCCTCCTCGAACGCCTGGCGCGGGTGGCGCGCCGCGCCGTCGGCGGCCCGGCCCTCGCCACCAAGGCCGCCGCGGCCCCGGCCTTCGCCCTCTACGCCGAGGGCCGGGCCAGCTGGACGCCCCGCGACCCGGCGGCGCTCGCCCGGGCCGGCTACCAGGCCAACCCGGTGGTCCACCGGGCGGTGCGGCTCGTCGCCGAGAGCGCCGCGAGCCTGCCGCTGATCGCCACCGGCCCCGGCGCCGCGCGCGCGGGCGACCTGCTGGCCCTGCTGGCGCGGCCGAACCCCCGGGAGAGCGGCCCGCACCTCCTGGAGACGCTCTACGCCGACCTCCTGCTCACCGGCACGGCCTATCTGGAGGCGGTGAGCCTCGACGGGCGGGTCGCCGCGCTCCAGGCCCTGCGGCCCGGGCGGATGCGGGCGCTGCCGGGCCCGGACGGCTGGCCGGCGGCCTACCTGTACACGGCGGGCGGGCGCAGCCGCCGGTTCGACCTCCCCGAGCCGGGCACCGCCGTGGCGCCGATCCTGGCGCTGGCGCTGTTCCACCCGGAGGACGAGACCGGCGGCCTCGCCCCGATCGCGGCGGCGGCCGCGGCCCTCGACATCCACAACGCCGCGAGCGCCTGGAACAAGGCGCTGCTCGACAACGCCGCCCGTCCGTCCGGCGCCCTCGTCTTCGCCGGGGCGACGCTGTCCGAGCCGCAATTCGACCGGCTGAAGGCGGAGCTGGAGGCGAACTACCAGGGCGCCGCCAATGCCGGCCGGCCGCTCCTGCTGGAGGGCGGCCTCGACTGGAAGCCGCTCGCGCTCTCGCCGCGGGACATGGACTTCGTGGCGGCCAAGGACGCGGCCGCCCGGGAGATCGCCCTGGCCTTCGGCGTGCCGCCGCTGCTGCTCGGCCTCCCCGGCGACAACACCCACGCCAACTACGCCGAGGCCAACCGCGCCCTCTACCGCCAGACCCTGGTCCCCCTCGCGGCCCGCACCGCCCAGGCGCTGGCCGGCTGGCTGGAGCCCGCCTTCGGCGCGATCGACCTGGAGCCGGACCTCGACCGGATCGAGGCGCTCGCCGGCGAGCGGGAATCCCTGTGGCGCCGGGTCCAGGCCGCGGACTTCCTGTCGGTGGCGGAGAAGCGGGAGGCCGTCGGCTACCCGCCCGCGATGCCGCCGGCGCCGGGCACTCCCTGA